The sequence TCACCGATCTCTCCACGCCGGGCGCCGACGCGCACGGCCTCGAGCTCTCCGTCAAACAGGTCCTCGCGATCGAGAGGGCCGATCTCGTGCTCCAGATCCCGGGCTTCCAGGCCGCTCTGGACGACGCGATCGCCTCCCACGCGGGCGAGAACGTGCTGGACGTCTCCTCGGTGGTCCCCCTCCTGCCCGTCGATGCCGCGCTCGAACACCAGGAGCACGCGGGCGACACCGCGCAGGAGCACGCCGAGGGCGAGGATCCCGCCGACCAGCGGGACGGCGGAGAGCAGGAGGACGACGCCGCTCATGAGGACCACGACGGCGCGGCGCACGATCACGGACCGAACGACCCCCACTTCTGGCACGACCCGCTGCTGATGGCCGATCTCGGCGATGCCGTCGCCTCCCGGCTCGGCGACCTCTCCCCCGAGGACGCGCAGACCTTCAGCGACGCCTCTGCGACGCTCCGCTCCGAGCTCGAGGACCTCGATGCCGAGCTCGCGCAGTCCTACGGCGCCGTCGAGGGCGAGCGGCCCTTCATCACCAGCCACGCCGCCTACGTCTACCTCGCCGAACGCTACGACCTGCACCAGATCGGCATCGCCGGCATCGACCCGGAGACCGAACCCTCCCCGCAGCGGCTGCTCGCGCTCGAGGGCGTCGTGCAGGAGGAGGGCGTGACCACGATCTTCTTCGAATCCACCGCCTCGCCGAAGGTCGCCCAGACCCTCGCGCGGAACCTCGGCATCGACAGCGCCGAGCTCGACAACCTCGAGACCCGGCAGTCCGAGGACGCCGATTATCCTCAGATCATGCGAGACAACTGCACCGCACTGGTCGCGAGCTGGACGTGAGCGCCGCTACCCCGCCCGGCATCCCACCCGTCATCGAGATGAGCGGGGCCAGCGTCGCGCGCGCCGGCCAGCGCGTCCTGCATGACGTGGACCTGCGCATCGACTCCGGTGAGCTGGTCGCCCTGCTGGGTGCGAACGGCTCCGGGAAGTCCACGCTGCTGCGCGCCGCGGTGGGGGTGCTTCCCCTCGAGACCGGCTGCGCGCACCTGTTCGGGCAGCCGGTCCATCGCGGCAGCTCCCACGAGCGCGTCGGCTATGTGCCCCAGGAATCCTCGGAGGCGGGCTCGATCCCGGCCACCGCCCGGGAGACGGTCGCCAGCGGGCTGCTCTCGGCCCGCTCCTGGTGGCCCCGCAGCCGCGACCCCCGCGTGATGGACGCCCTCGACGCCGTCGGGATGGCCGATCTCGCGGGCCGGCCGATCACCCGGATGTCCGGAGGCCAGCGCCGACGGGTGATGATCGCCCGCGCCCTGGTGCGGGCCCCGCGGCTCCTCGTGCTCGATGAGCCGTTCTCGGGAGTCGACGTGCCCACCCAGGAGCTCATCGCCGGACTCTTCCGGGAGCTCTCCGCCGCGGGGACCACGATCCTCGTGGTCCTGCACGAGACCGGCCCGCTGGCCGGCGACATCCGCCGCGCGGTGGTGCTCGACCACGGCCGGGTCGTCCATGACGGCGCCGAGCAGGACCGCCCACGCCTCCACCCCGGCCACGGACACCCCGAGGACGCGGCCCCCCTCGACGAGTGCCTCGGACAGGAGATCCACCCCCTATGATCTCGCCGCTCGACCTGCTCACCTCTGATCTGCTGCGCTACCCGATGCTGATCGCCGTGCTCATCGGGCTCACCGCCCCGGTGGTCGGCACCTATCTGGTGCAGAAGCGCCTCTCCCTGCTCGGCGACGGCCTGGGACACGTGGCCCTGACCGGTGTGGCCGTCGGCTGGCTGGTGGGGGCCTGGATGACCGCGACACCCGCGGATCTGCTCGCGATCCCCGGGGCGCTGGCCGCCTCCGTGATCGGCGCGCTGCTCATCGAGTACGTGCGCGAGGTCGGCCACACCAGCCGGGATGTGGCTCTCGCGATCCTGTTCTACGGCGGCATCGCCGGCGGCGTGGTGATCATCCAGCTCGCCGGGGGCACCTCCCAGAATCTGATGGCCTACCTGTTCGGCTCGCTGTCGACGGTCACCGCACCGGATGCGGTGAT comes from Brachybacterium faecium DSM 4810 and encodes:
- a CDS encoding ABC-type metal ion transport system, periplasmic component/surface adhesin (PFAM: Periplasmic solute binding protein family) yields the protein MIVMSFASRPSRRSLLAALGLGAGGAFLSACGGGSSGDGDGISVVTSAYPLAFLLERIGGDRIALTDLSTPGADAHGLELSVKQVLAIERADLVLQIPGFQAALDDAIASHAGENVLDVSSVVPLLPVDAALEHQEHAGDTAQEHAEGEDPADQRDGGEQEDDAAHEDHDGAAHDHGPNDPHFWHDPLLMADLGDAVASRLGDLSPEDAQTFSDASATLRSELEDLDAELAQSYGAVEGERPFITSHAAYVYLAERYDLHQIGIAGIDPETEPSPQRLLALEGVVQEEGVTTIFFESTASPKVAQTLARNLGIDSAELDNLETRQSEDADYPQIMRDNCTALVASWT
- a CDS encoding ATPase component of Mn/Zn ABC-type transporter (PFAM: ABC transporter) — encoded protein: MSGASVARAGQRVLHDVDLRIDSGELVALLGANGSGKSTLLRAAVGVLPLETGCAHLFGQPVHRGSSHERVGYVPQESSEAGSIPATARETVASGLLSARSWWPRSRDPRVMDALDAVGMADLAGRPITRMSGGQRRRVMIARALVRAPRLLVLDEPFSGVDVPTQELIAGLFRELSAAGTTILVVLHETGPLAGDIRRAVVLDHGRVVHDGAEQDRPRLHPGHGHPEDAAPLDECLGQEIHPL